A single Panthera tigris isolate Pti1 chromosome A3, P.tigris_Pti1_mat1.1, whole genome shotgun sequence DNA region contains:
- the BMP2 gene encoding bone morphogenetic protein 2 has product MVAGTRCLLALLLPQVLLGGAAGLIPELGRRKFAASTGRSSSQPSDEVLSEFELRLLSMFGLKRRPTPSRDAVVPPYMLDLYRRHSGQPGAPAPDHRLERAASLANTVRSFHHEESVEELPEMSGKTTRRFFFNLTSIPTDEFITSAELQVFREQMQETLENNSSFHHRINIYEIIKPATANLKFPMTRLLDTRLVNQNTSRWESFDVTPAVMRWTAQGLTNHGFVVEVTHLEENQGVSKRHVRISRSLHQDEHSWSQIRPLLVTFGHDGKGHPLHKREKRQAKHKQRKRLKSSCKRHPLYVDFSDVGWNDWIVAPPGYHAFYCHGECPFPLADHLNSTNHAIVQTLVNSVNSKIPKACCVPTELSAISMLYLDENEKVVLKNYQDMVVEGCGCR; this is encoded by the exons ATGGTGGCCGGGACCCGCTGTCTTCTAGCGTTGCTGCTTCCCCAGGTCCTCCTGGGCGGCGCGGCCGGCCTCATTCCCGAGCTGGGCCGGAGGAAGTTCGCGGCATCAACTGGCCGCTCCTCGTCCCAGCCCTCGGACGAAGTCCTGAGCGAGTTTGAGTTGCGGCTGCTCAGCATGTTCGGCCTGAAGCGGAGACCCACCCCCAGCAGGGACGCCGTGGTGCCCCCCTACATGCTGGACCTGTATCGCCGGCACTCGGGCCAGCCGggcgcccccgcccccgaccACCGGCTGGAGAGGGCAGCCAGCCTCGCCAATACCGTGCGCAGTTTCCACCACGAAG AATCTGTGGAAGAACTGCCTGAAATGAGTGGAAAAACAACCCGGagattcttctttaatttaaCTTCTATCCCCACCGATGAGTTTATCACCTCAGCAGAACTTCAGGTTTTTCGGGAACAGATGCAggaaactttggaaaacaatagCAGTTTCCATCACCgaattaatatttatgaaattataaaaccTGCAACAGCCAACTTGAAGTTCCCTATGACCAGACTTTTGGACACCAGGTTGGTGAATCAGAACACAAGCAGGTGGGAGAGTTTTGACGTCACCCCTGCTGTGATGAGGTGGACCGCACAGGGACTCACCAACCACGGATTTGTGGTGGAAGTGACCCACTTGGAGGAGAACCAAGGTGTCTCCAAGAGACACGTCAGGATTAGCAGGTCTTTGCACCAAGATGAGCACAGCTGGTCACAGATCAGGCCACTGCTAGTAACTTTTGGCCACGACGGGAAAGGGCACCCTCTCCACAAAAGAGAAAAGCGTCAAGCAAAACACAAACAGCGCAAACGCCTTAAGTCCAGCTGTAAGAGACACCCTTTGTATGTGGACTTCAGTGACGTGGGGTGGAATGACTGGATCGTAGCTCCCCCAGGGTACCATGCCTTTTATTGCCACGGGGAATGCCCTTTTCCCCTGGCAGATCACCTGAACTCCACTAATCACGCCATTGTTCAGACGTTGGTCAACTCTGTTAATTCTAAAATTCCTAAGGCATGCTGTGTACCAACGGAACTCAGTGCTATCTCCATGCTGTACCttgatgaaaatgaaaaggtcGTATTAAAGAACTATCAGGACATGGTTGTGGAGGGTTGTGGGTGTCGTTAg